In Juglans microcarpa x Juglans regia isolate MS1-56 chromosome 7D, Jm3101_v1.0, whole genome shotgun sequence, the following are encoded in one genomic region:
- the LOC121238547 gene encoding metalloendoproteinase 4-MMP, with protein MFLLFSKSSNFILLFFIFLIVRSPPCILARRTPGFRWINFPVTAKGNKGNWDNIERFFNATIGSHITGISEIKKHFHRFGYLTLQNDTFTDTFDARFESAITRYQEKLGLPTTGKLDYPTVSQITEPRCGVPDTVHRLHATRHYEYFPGKPRWSRRMPMRLTYAFSPENSINHLSLSDIRVVFKRAFAKWASVIPVSFLETEDYGFADIKIGFYSGDHGDGEPFDGVLGVLAHSFSPESGRLHLDAAETWTVDFETEKSPVAVDLESVATHEIGHLLGLAHSSVKETVMYPSLKPRDKKLDLTVDDVEGVQALYGSNPNFRTGSLLESDISTNQGVDYRVGTSTWAISVLALILCLYV; from the coding sequence ATGTTTCTCTTATTCAGTAAATCTAGCAACTTTATCttgctcttcttcatcttcctaaTTGTCCGCTCGCCCCCATGCATTCTTGCCAGAAGAACGCCCGGATTCAGGTGGATCAATTTCCCGGTAACTGCAAAAGGCAATAAGGGCAATTGGGACAACATCGAAAGGTTCTTCAACGCGACTATAGGCAGCCACATAACTGGCATATCGGAAATCAAAAAACACTTTCATCGTTTTGGCTATCTCACATTGCAGAACGACACATTCACCGACACGTTTGACGCTCGGTTCGAATCGGCTATTACACGCTACCAAGAGAAACTCGGCCTACCCACTACGGGTAAGCTTGATTACCCTACAGTTTCTCAAATTACCGAGCCAAGGTGTGGCGTGCCAGACACAGTCCACAGGTTGCATGCAACCCGACATTACGAATATTTTCCGGGGAAACCTCGATGGTCACGGCGCATGCCAATGAGGCTCACTTACGCATTCTCGCCGGAGAATTCGATAAACCACTTGAGCTTATCAGACATAAGGGTCGTTTTCAAACGCGCATTTGCGAAGTGGGCATCGGTTATACCAGTGAGTTTCTTGGAGACCGAGGACTATGGCTTCGCAGATATAAAAATTGGGTTTTACAGCGGCGACCACGGCGACGGAGAGCCATTCGATGGGGTTCTGGGAGTTCTGGCCCACTCATTCTCGCCTGAGAGCGGGAGACTCCATCTCGATGCGGCGGAGACCTGGACCGTTGATTTTGAGACGGAGAAATCACCGGTGGCCGTTGATTTGGAATCTGTAGCGACCCATGAGATCGGGCATTTGCTAGGTTTAGCCCACAGCTCGGTGAAGGAGACTGTTATGTACCCTAGCTTGAAGCCTAGGGATAAGAAGTTGGATTTGACAGTGGACGATGTGGAAGGAGTGCAAGCTCTGTATGGATCAAACCCTAACTTCAGGACTGGATCTTTGTTAGAGTCTGATATTTCCACAAATCAGGGTGTTGATTACAGAGTTGGCACATCTACGTGGGCAATTTCAGTGCTGGCTTTGATTCTTTGTTTGTACGTATGA
- the LOC121238548 gene encoding uncharacterized protein LOC121238548: MVDLQTVCSMCGDVGFPDKLFRCNKCRNRFQHSYCSNYYSEFAEPIELCDWCQSEERSTRQGSSSKKSAAVNDAGITSRSEYSGDKIKQHDREESAEKGKSPTPSPRTATRRYKLLKDVMC, encoded by the exons ATGGTGGATCTCCAGACTGTATGCAGCATGTGCGGCGACGTGGGCTTCCCCGACAAGCTCTTCCGCTGCAACAAATGCCGCAACCGCTTCCAGCACTC GTATTGTAGTAACTACTACAGCGAATTTGCGGAGCCGATTGAACTGTGCGATTGGTGCCAAAGTGAGGAAAGGAGCACAAGACAAGGTAGCTCTTCAAAGAAATCTGCGGCTGTAAACGACGCTGGAATCACAAGCCGGTCTGAGTATTCTGGGGACAAAATTAAACAGCATGATCGCGAAGAGAGCGCCGAGAAGGGTAAGAGTCCGACACCTTCCCCACGGACTGCTACGCGCAGGTACAAGCTTCTCAAGGATGTAATGTGTTGA